From a single Desulfatirhabdium butyrativorans DSM 18734 genomic region:
- the pgsA gene encoding CDP-diacylglycerol--glycerol-3-phosphate 3-phosphatidyltransferase yields MKRPDFSFINRWIASIKSIRFPVKTAIPLPRKEAIQAVIEKPNFLTMCRVGAVPGVVLLMLYPNRFCSFMAAILFSAAAITDYFDGFLARKQGMVSNFGKIMDPVADKLLMTAALIMLVSHGWAPGWMACVIIGREIAITGLRNFLVETDQDLSSSNLAKYKTGFQIAAIIPLLIHYPYFGLNFHGIGTAFLWGALVFTIWSGVDYFLKFRKYVSY; encoded by the coding sequence ATGAAACGACCTGATTTTTCGTTCATCAATCGCTGGATCGCTTCGATCAAATCCATCCGGTTTCCCGTGAAGACAGCGATTCCCCTTCCGAGGAAGGAAGCCATCCAGGCCGTCATCGAAAAACCCAACTTTCTGACGATGTGCAGGGTTGGAGCGGTTCCCGGCGTGGTGCTGCTCATGCTCTATCCGAATCGATTCTGTTCGTTCATGGCGGCGATTCTCTTCAGCGCAGCAGCCATCACGGATTATTTCGACGGATTCCTGGCCCGGAAACAGGGGATGGTATCCAATTTCGGGAAGATCATGGACCCGGTGGCGGACAAGTTGCTGATGACCGCAGCCCTCATCATGCTCGTATCCCATGGATGGGCTCCGGGATGGATGGCCTGCGTCATCATTGGCCGGGAAATCGCCATTACGGGCCTGAGAAATTTTCTGGTGGAAACGGATCAGGATCTTTCTTCAAGCAATCTGGCAAAGTACAAGACCGGCTTTCAAATTGCCGCCATCATTCCGCTGCTGATCCACTATCCCTATTTCGGTCTCAACTTCCACGGGATCGGCACGGCTTTTCTCTGGGGTGCGCTGGTGTTCACGATCTGGTCCGGGGTGGATTATTTCCTGAAATTCCGGAAATACGTTTCGTATTGA
- the mdh gene encoding malate dehydrogenase — translation MDKKVTVIGSGNVGATAAQRLCEKELCDVVLIDIIEGVPQGKALDLAEAAPIEKHDSHLVGANDYAASADSDIVIITAGIPRKPGMSRDDLIGTNAGIVKNVTQQVIKYSPNAILIIVSNPLDAMCHVALEASGFPKNRVIGMAGVLDSARFRAFIAMELNVSVESTHAFVLGGHGDTMVPLPRYSTVAGIPITELMSKERIDALVKRTANGGAEIVSLLKTGSAYYAPASAAVEMAESILKDKKKILPCAAYLQGEYGMQDLFIGVPVKLGAKGIEQVIEIRLTDEEMAALKKSAAAVEELKGVLKRLG, via the coding sequence ATGGACAAAAAAGTTACGGTCATCGGTTCCGGAAACGTGGGCGCAACCGCAGCCCAGCGGTTGTGTGAGAAAGAACTGTGCGATGTCGTTTTGATCGATATCATCGAAGGCGTACCGCAGGGAAAAGCACTCGACCTTGCCGAAGCAGCACCCATCGAAAAACACGACAGCCACCTTGTCGGCGCAAACGATTACGCCGCATCCGCCGATTCCGACATCGTCATCATCACGGCAGGTATCCCGAGAAAGCCTGGCATGAGCCGCGACGATCTCATCGGCACCAATGCGGGTATCGTGAAAAACGTCACCCAGCAGGTCATCAAGTATTCCCCCAATGCCATCCTGATCATCGTCAGCAACCCGCTCGATGCCATGTGCCATGTGGCCCTGGAAGCCAGCGGCTTCCCCAAGAACCGCGTCATCGGAATGGCCGGTGTCCTCGATTCGGCAAGATTCCGGGCCTTCATCGCCATGGAACTCAATGTCTCGGTCGAAAGCACCCATGCCTTCGTGCTTGGCGGGCATGGCGACACGATGGTTCCGCTGCCTCGATACTCCACCGTGGCAGGGATACCCATCACCGAACTGATGTCCAAAGAGCGTATCGATGCGCTGGTCAAACGCACCGCAAACGGGGGCGCCGAAATCGTCAGTCTGCTCAAAACCGGAAGCGCCTATTACGCCCCCGCCTCTGCAGCCGTGGAAATGGCCGAATCCATCCTGAAAGACAAGAAGAAGATTCTGCCCTGCGCCGCCTATCTCCAGGGTGAATACGGCATGCAGGATCTGTTCATCGGCGTTCCCGTCAAACTGGGGGCAAAAGGAATCGAGCAGGTCATCGAAATTCGCTTGACCGATGAAGAAATGGCCGCACTGAAAAAATCCGCCGCAGCCGTCGAAGAACTCAAGGGTGTTCTGAAACGACTGGGTTAA
- a CDS encoding phosphoribosylaminoimidazolesuccinocarboxamide synthase, protein MKPSPVVQTHFPELKLKNRGKVRDIYDLGENLLIVATDRISAFDVIMNDSIPDKGKILTRISLFWYDVMRDIVPNHLVASDVAAYPRSCHPYADMLEGRSMLVKKARPLPIECVVRGYLSGSGWKSYQKGGMVCGIALPAGLRESDRLPEPLFTPSTKEEVGHDINIDFEETARRIGKPLAEKIRDLSIAIYRKGAALALEKGIIIADTKFEFGLIGDDLILIDEVLTPDSSRFWPKDRYEPGRGQDSFDKQYLRDYLLSLDWNQQPPPPPLPEVVIRNTRKKYIEALQLLTGQDDDLD, encoded by the coding sequence ATGAAGCCTTCACCCGTTGTGCAGACCCATTTCCCGGAATTGAAACTGAAAAACCGAGGCAAGGTTCGGGATATTTACGATCTGGGAGAAAACCTGCTGATCGTGGCGACAGACCGCATTTCGGCCTTCGATGTCATTATGAACGATTCCATACCGGATAAGGGGAAAATCCTGACGCGAATCTCCCTGTTCTGGTATGATGTCATGCGGGATATTGTCCCCAATCATCTGGTTGCTTCGGACGTTGCTGCCTATCCCCGCTCGTGTCATCCATACGCCGATATGCTGGAAGGGCGCAGCATGCTCGTCAAGAAAGCCAGGCCGCTTCCCATCGAGTGTGTCGTCCGGGGGTATCTCTCGGGTTCCGGATGGAAATCCTACCAAAAGGGAGGAATGGTCTGCGGCATTGCGCTTCCTGCCGGTCTTCGGGAATCCGATCGACTTCCCGAGCCCCTGTTTACGCCTTCGACCAAGGAAGAAGTCGGGCACGACATCAATATCGATTTTGAAGAGACGGCAAGAAGGATCGGAAAGCCGCTGGCCGAGAAGATTCGGGACCTGAGCATTGCCATTTATCGGAAGGGCGCTGCGCTGGCGTTGGAAAAGGGGATCATCATCGCCGATACGAAATTCGAATTCGGCCTGATCGGAGATGATCTCATCCTGATCGATGAAGTGTTGACGCCCGATTCCTCCCGTTTCTGGCCAAAAGACCGCTACGAGCCGGGAAGAGGGCAGGACAGTTTCGACAAACAGTACCTGAGAGACTACCTGCTGTCGCTCGACTGGAACCAGCAACCGCCGCCGCCGCCGCTTCCGGAGGTCGTTATCCGAAATACCCGGAAAAAATACATCGAAGCGCTTCAGTTGCTGACGGGTCAAGATGACGATTTGGATTGA
- a CDS encoding ParB/RepB/Spo0J family partition protein gives MTIWIDQTVEIDRIDRADRSLAITTKTAIEELARHIGHFGLLAPPLVRERQGRLGIVAGFRRIDACHLLGWRTLAVRVMEASDAACIEAAIADNTGERALDWIETMRAYALLRRQYPDEPTLVDRAQALGLPASADVLRKVADLALLPEQLQHWLLADVLPLSMALELGKLSLPDALAVGGLFEKLKLGLNKQRELLGYLQEIAGRDRREIHRLLADREIADILEDERIDSPRKAHLIRNVLRKCRYPKISAFGERYRKRLAELRLPRGIALTPPENFEGGIWRWAIDFEKIPELREKLGVLQGVCDHPALSEMLQQSIGTRS, from the coding sequence ATGACGATTTGGATTGATCAAACCGTTGAAATCGACAGGATCGACCGGGCCGATCGAAGCCTTGCGATTACGACCAAAACCGCCATCGAGGAGCTTGCCCGGCATATCGGACATTTCGGCCTGCTTGCACCGCCACTCGTTCGGGAAAGACAAGGCCGATTGGGCATCGTTGCCGGTTTTCGGCGAATCGATGCCTGCCATCTGCTGGGCTGGCGAACGCTTGCCGTCCGCGTAATGGAGGCATCGGATGCGGCCTGCATCGAGGCGGCCATTGCCGACAACACCGGAGAGCGAGCGCTTGACTGGATCGAAACGATGAGGGCATACGCTCTGCTGCGCAGACAATATCCGGATGAACCAACGCTTGTGGATCGGGCTCAGGCTTTGGGATTGCCAGCCAGCGCCGATGTGCTGCGGAAAGTCGCCGATCTGGCGCTTCTCCCCGAACAATTGCAGCACTGGTTGCTGGCCGATGTGTTGCCGCTTTCGATGGCTTTGGAACTGGGCAAGCTTTCTCTACCGGATGCCTTGGCCGTTGGCGGGCTATTTGAGAAGTTGAAGCTCGGGCTGAACAAGCAGCGGGAATTGTTGGGCTACCTCCAGGAAATCGCCGGGAGGGATCGCCGGGAGATTCACCGCTTGCTGGCGGATCGGGAAATTGCGGACATTCTGGAGGATGAACGGATCGATTCTCCGAGAAAGGCGCATCTGATCCGGAATGTCCTCCGGAAATGCCGGTATCCGAAGATCAGTGCATTTGGAGAGCGTTACCGGAAACGGCTTGCGGAGCTTCGGTTGCCCAGGGGGATTGCCTTGACGCCTCCCGAGAATTTTGAGGGGGGCATCTGGCGTTGGGCGATCGATTTCGAGAAAATTCCGGAACTCAGGGAAAAACTGGGGGTCTTGCAGGGCGTGTGTGATCATCCGGCCCTTTCGGAAATGCTGCAGCAGTCAATCGGAACCAGATCATAA
- a CDS encoding potassium channel family protein, with amino-acid sequence MGKKRFAVIGLGKFGFHVAKCLFEEGHDVMAIDQNRDKVQEIDPYCTEAIVMDATDKEKLAALGLEEMDSVVVSAGEKISNSILVCLHLQELGVKKILAKAMDDDHEKILRRVGATEIIRPEMAMAIRVARGLSTPNILDFIPLAEDYDLLQVDPPRGFIGKTLRELDLRAKYNVHIIGIKELVPENFILVPPADFRIKDSDVLIMLGKTQEIRRIKELK; translated from the coding sequence ATGGGAAAAAAACGATTCGCCGTTATCGGCCTGGGGAAATTCGGTTTTCATGTCGCCAAATGCCTCTTCGAGGAAGGGCACGACGTCATGGCGATCGATCAGAACCGGGACAAGGTGCAGGAAATTGATCCATACTGCACAGAAGCCATTGTCATGGACGCAACGGATAAGGAAAAACTTGCCGCGCTCGGACTGGAAGAGATGGACAGCGTGGTGGTGAGTGCCGGTGAAAAAATTTCCAACAGCATCCTCGTTTGCCTGCATCTGCAGGAGTTGGGTGTCAAGAAAATCCTGGCCAAGGCCATGGACGACGACCACGAGAAGATTCTTCGAAGAGTCGGGGCAACGGAAATCATCCGGCCTGAAATGGCGATGGCCATCCGGGTGGCCAGGGGACTTTCCACACCGAACATTCTCGATTTCATTCCCCTGGCCGAAGACTATGATCTGCTCCAGGTCGATCCACCCAGGGGATTCATCGGGAAAACCTTACGAGAACTCGATCTTCGGGCGAAATACAATGTCCACATCATCGGCATCAAGGAACTGGTGCCCGAAAATTTCATTCTCGTCCCCCCTGCCGATTTCCGGATCAAGGACAGTGACGTGCTGATCATGCTCGGTAAAACCCAGGAAATCCGGCGGATCAAGGAGCTGAAGTAG
- a CDS encoding TrkH family potassium uptake protein produces the protein MPSTTPSASMNRLSKRLKKIPPPTLFLLSFVATIGAGTLLLGLPFSTVSGIQAIDALFTATSAVCVTGLTVIDTGTSFTWFGQVVILLLIQIGGLGLMTLTVFFFRLLGMGVSIQHRMIMQETFSAAPRKELISLLKAIFIFTAITELLGATVLTLYWWGEFSLKRAACLGLFHAVSAFCNAGFSLFSDNLIPYYDAAVVNITIASLIVLGGIGFPVVYDLYRYARMRRRQRVKLSLQTQAVLITTLALILTGATLFFLFERNITLKPLSLPVAIMASFFQSITARTAGFNTIDLAKIGEPAALLLMILMFIGASPGSCAGGIKTTTLSVLSAALWCRLRGQYPTRLFRKNIPEDILTKGLSILGLSLFFISIVFFAVLVFQQSVNPIQNGLGDTFRIYLFETISAFGTVGLSMGATPVLSSGSKISLVVLMLIGRVGVIGFSYVFAPKIQHATISYSEEPIMIG, from the coding sequence ATGCCTTCCACCACGCCATCGGCCTCCATGAACCGGTTGTCGAAACGTTTGAAGAAAATCCCGCCCCCCACCCTGTTTTTACTGAGTTTTGTTGCAACCATCGGGGCCGGCACTCTGCTTCTGGGCTTGCCGTTTTCCACCGTTTCGGGAATTCAGGCGATCGATGCGCTGTTTACCGCAACATCGGCCGTTTGCGTGACCGGGCTGACCGTCATCGATACGGGAACGTCCTTTACATGGTTTGGTCAGGTCGTCATTCTGCTGCTGATCCAGATCGGGGGGTTGGGACTGATGACACTCACGGTCTTTTTCTTCAGACTCCTCGGGATGGGTGTTTCCATCCAGCACCGCATGATCATGCAGGAAACGTTTTCCGCTGCGCCAAGGAAAGAACTCATTTCCCTGCTCAAGGCCATCTTCATTTTCACGGCGATTACGGAACTTCTCGGTGCAACGGTGCTCACCCTGTACTGGTGGGGAGAATTTTCCCTGAAACGGGCCGCTTGCCTCGGTCTGTTTCATGCCGTTTCGGCGTTCTGCAACGCCGGTTTCTCGCTGTTTTCCGATAACCTCATCCCCTATTACGACGCTGCTGTCGTCAACATCACCATTGCATCCCTGATTGTTCTGGGCGGCATCGGATTTCCGGTTGTTTACGATCTGTATCGATATGCCCGAATGCGACGCCGCCAGCGGGTGAAGCTCTCGCTGCAAACCCAGGCCGTGCTCATCACGACACTGGCCCTGATCCTTACAGGCGCCACCCTGTTTTTTCTGTTCGAGCGGAACATCACCCTCAAACCCCTGTCGCTCCCTGTCGCCATCATGGCATCTTTTTTCCAATCCATTACCGCCCGAACCGCAGGCTTCAACACCATCGATCTGGCAAAGATAGGGGAACCCGCAGCCCTGCTGCTGATGATCCTCATGTTCATCGGCGCATCCCCCGGATCTTGCGCAGGCGGCATCAAGACAACAACGCTCAGCGTCTTATCGGCTGCCCTGTGGTGCAGACTTCGGGGACAATACCCGACACGGCTGTTCCGCAAAAACATTCCCGAAGATATCCTGACCAAGGGATTGTCGATCCTGGGGCTTTCCCTGTTTTTCATTTCGATCGTTTTCTTTGCCGTGCTGGTATTTCAGCAATCGGTAAATCCGATCCAGAATGGGCTGGGGGATACGTTTCGGATTTATCTTTTCGAAACCATCTCCGCCTTCGGTACTGTCGGCCTTTCCATGGGCGCCACGCCGGTGCTGAGCAGCGGCTCGAAAATTTCGCTTGTCGTGCTGATGCTGATCGGCAGGGTCGGGGTCATCGGCTTTTCCTACGTATTCGCACCCAAAATTCAGCATGCCACCATCAGCTACTCGGAAGAACCGATCATGATTGGATGA
- a CDS encoding TatD family hydrolase, with the protein MNPIRLFDSHCHLDDPDYDDDRKAVLERAKQAGVCAVMIAGIDRKTSEKALSIAWRHPMVFSSVGFHPHDVKSCREEDLDHLKALAHDPRVRAWGEIGLDFNRMYSPVSDQENGLIRQLEIADELNLPVIFHERESGGRLIAILKRHHRHPGNGVIHCFSGSPAELETYVDMGYAIGITGILTIRERGKALRDMLPSIPLDRMLIETDAPYLTPAPQKNRFRRNEPAFVRTVLETIAHILDMPLPQLAETIWQNTCKLYHIDPDADHLRLTGN; encoded by the coding sequence ATGAATCCCATTCGCCTTTTCGACAGCCACTGTCACCTGGACGATCCCGACTACGACGATGACCGCAAAGCCGTTCTCGAACGAGCAAAACAGGCCGGTGTCTGCGCCGTCATGATTGCGGGAATTGATCGAAAAACCTCCGAAAAGGCGCTTTCCATCGCCTGGCGGCATCCCATGGTCTTCAGCTCGGTTGGTTTTCATCCCCATGATGTCAAATCCTGCAGGGAGGAAGACCTCGATCATTTGAAGGCGCTCGCCCATGATCCGAGAGTCCGGGCATGGGGAGAGATCGGCCTGGATTTCAACCGGATGTATTCGCCCGTATCGGACCAGGAAAATGGCTTGATCCGCCAGCTTGAAATTGCGGATGAGTTGAATCTGCCCGTCATTTTTCACGAACGGGAAAGCGGCGGAAGACTCATCGCCATTCTGAAACGGCACCATCGCCATCCGGGAAACGGTGTCATCCACTGTTTCAGCGGGTCGCCTGCAGAGCTCGAAACCTATGTCGATATGGGGTACGCCATCGGCATCACCGGTATCCTGACCATCCGGGAAAGGGGAAAAGCGCTTCGCGACATGCTGCCATCCATCCCACTCGACCGCATGCTTATCGAAACCGACGCCCCCTACCTGACCCCGGCGCCACAGAAGAACCGCTTTCGCAGAAACGAACCTGCCTTCGTTCGAACGGTTTTGGAAACCATCGCCCACATCCTCGACATGCCGTTGCCCCAATTGGCGGAAACGATCTGGCAAAACACCTGCAAGCTGTATCATATCGATCCGGACGCAGATCATCTGCGGCTGACAGGAAACTGA
- the clpS gene encoding ATP-dependent Clp protease adapter ClpS has protein sequence MTSSGTKFEEEVASEQDEQLTEPPLYKVLLLNDDYTTMDFVVEILMQVFQKNLEEATTIMLAVHRTGSGLCGVYPFEIAETKVDTVHALARENGHPLRCIMEPE, from the coding sequence ATGACATCCTCCGGCACAAAATTCGAAGAAGAAGTGGCCTCCGAACAGGATGAACAACTCACCGAGCCTCCTTTGTACAAGGTCCTGTTGCTGAACGATGACTACACGACCATGGATTTCGTCGTGGAGATTCTCATGCAGGTCTTCCAGAAAAATCTCGAGGAAGCCACGACCATCATGCTGGCCGTACATCGCACGGGATCGGGTCTTTGCGGCGTCTATCCCTTCGAAATTGCGGAAACGAAAGTCGATACGGTACACGCTCTCGCCCGCGAAAACGGTCATCCCCTTCGCTGTATCATGGAACCGGAATAG
- the secA gene encoding preprotein translocase subunit SecA, with protein MIMTFLTKIFGSKNQREIRRIQPFIEEINTREAEIKALTDDQLRGKTLEFKARLENGEALDDLLPEAFAVVREASVRTLGMRHFDVQLIGGVVLHQGKIAEMKTGEGKTLAATLPAYLNALEGKGVHIITVNDYLARRDTEWMGNIYRFLGLSVGCILHGLDDAQRKEAYGADITYGTNNEFGFDYLRDNMKFSMDQVVQRDLHYAIVDEVDSILIDEARTPLIISGPAEKSTSLYYEVNAIIPRLMKDRDYTIDEKAKTVVLTEEGVARAEKLLGVENLYDPRNIETLHHINQALKAHTLFKRDVDYIVKEGEVIIVDEFTGRLMPGRRYSEGLHQALEAKENVKIENENQTLATITFQNYFRMYDKLAGMTGTADTEAAEFKKIYNLDVVVIPTNQPMIRIDHPDVIYKTKKEKYEAVLDEIEALYRKGQPVLVGTISIDVSESLSKKLTRRGIPHEVLNAKNHEKEAQIVSMAGQKGSVTISTNMAGRGTDIVLGPGVTELGGLHILGTERHESRRIDNQLRGRSGRQGDPGSSRFYLALEDDLLRIFGGERMSSMMEKLGMQEGEPIEHKLISRAIENAQMKVEGHNFDIRKHLLEYDDVMNQQREVIYRHRREAMSKRDLKQAILDMIRERASTLAGLYGDDKLAPEEWDWKNLKDAIFKQFHLNPSELNEEALETADIEGLAKWIADAAIALYQQREALIGSEDMRQLERYVMLQTVDNLWKDHLLSMDHLKEGIGLRGYAQQNPLLVYKKEGFEMFQAMIERIQEETVGILFRIQISEPEQLEAAHRPAEQKLIFSGGGSGEKPVQQPIKRSQAKIGRNDPCPCGSGKKYKKCCGK; from the coding sequence ATGATCATGACGTTCCTGACCAAAATTTTCGGCAGCAAAAACCAGCGGGAGATCCGACGGATTCAACCGTTTATCGAAGAAATCAATACCCGTGAAGCAGAGATCAAGGCACTCACGGACGATCAACTGCGGGGGAAAACCCTTGAATTCAAGGCCCGACTTGAAAACGGCGAAGCGCTGGACGATCTGTTGCCAGAAGCCTTCGCAGTCGTTCGGGAAGCCTCCGTGCGAACACTGGGCATGCGGCATTTCGACGTGCAGCTCATCGGCGGCGTCGTACTCCATCAGGGCAAAATCGCCGAAATGAAAACCGGTGAAGGCAAAACCCTTGCCGCAACACTTCCCGCATACTTGAACGCCCTTGAAGGAAAAGGGGTGCACATCATCACCGTCAATGATTACCTGGCCCGAAGAGACACCGAATGGATGGGCAACATCTACCGGTTCCTGGGACTTTCCGTCGGCTGCATCCTTCATGGTCTCGACGATGCCCAGCGCAAGGAAGCCTATGGCGCAGACATCACCTATGGAACGAACAACGAATTCGGATTCGACTACCTGCGCGACAACATGAAATTCAGCATGGATCAGGTTGTTCAGCGCGACCTGCATTACGCCATCGTGGACGAAGTGGACAGCATCCTGATCGATGAGGCCAGAACGCCGCTGATCATTTCCGGGCCTGCCGAAAAATCCACATCCCTCTACTACGAAGTGAATGCCATCATCCCACGCCTCATGAAGGATCGGGATTACACCATCGATGAAAAGGCCAAGACGGTCGTCCTCACGGAAGAAGGCGTCGCAAGAGCCGAAAAACTGCTCGGCGTGGAAAATCTCTACGATCCCCGCAACATCGAGACCCTGCACCACATCAACCAGGCACTGAAGGCGCACACGCTCTTCAAGCGGGATGTCGATTACATTGTCAAGGAAGGCGAGGTGATCATCGTCGATGAGTTTACCGGGCGATTGATGCCGGGCCGCCGGTACAGCGAGGGGCTGCACCAGGCACTCGAAGCCAAGGAAAACGTCAAGATCGAAAACGAGAACCAGACGCTCGCGACGATCACTTTCCAGAATTATTTCCGCATGTACGACAAACTGGCGGGCATGACCGGTACGGCGGACACCGAGGCCGCGGAATTCAAGAAAATCTACAACCTCGATGTCGTCGTGATCCCAACCAACCAGCCGATGATCCGCATCGATCATCCGGATGTAATTTACAAGACGAAAAAGGAAAAATACGAGGCCGTCCTGGACGAGATCGAAGCCCTGTACCGAAAGGGGCAGCCCGTGCTGGTCGGCACCATTTCGATTGACGTTTCCGAGAGCCTCAGCAAGAAACTCACCCGCCGCGGCATCCCGCACGAAGTGCTCAACGCCAAAAACCACGAAAAGGAAGCCCAGATCGTCTCCATGGCGGGGCAGAAAGGATCTGTCACCATCTCCACCAACATGGCCGGCCGTGGTACGGACATCGTTCTGGGGCCGGGCGTCACCGAACTGGGCGGCCTGCACATTCTGGGAACGGAACGACATGAAAGCAGGCGGATCGACAACCAGTTGCGGGGCCGCTCCGGCAGGCAGGGGGATCCGGGATCGAGCCGGTTTTATCTCGCTCTCGAAGATGACCTGCTGCGGATTTTCGGCGGGGAGCGTATGAGCTCGATGATGGAAAAACTCGGCATGCAGGAAGGCGAGCCAATCGAGCACAAGCTGATCAGCAGGGCCATCGAAAACGCCCAGATGAAGGTGGAAGGTCACAATTTCGATATCCGCAAGCATCTGCTCGAGTACGATGACGTGATGAACCAGCAGCGGGAGGTCATCTATCGCCATAGACGGGAGGCCATGAGCAAGAGAGACCTCAAGCAGGCCATCCTCGACATGATTCGGGAACGGGCTTCGACACTGGCCGGTCTTTACGGAGACGATAAACTCGCCCCGGAGGAATGGGACTGGAAAAATCTCAAGGATGCCATTTTCAAACAATTCCACCTGAATCCTTCGGAACTGAATGAAGAGGCCCTCGAAACAGCGGATATCGAGGGATTGGCCAAATGGATCGCCGATGCCGCCATTGCCCTTTACCAGCAGCGCGAAGCGCTTATCGGAAGTGAGGACATGCGCCAGTTGGAGCGATATGTCATGCTGCAGACCGTGGACAATCTCTGGAAAGACCACCTGCTTTCCATGGATCACCTGAAAGAGGGTATCGGCCTTCGCGGCTACGCACAGCAGAACCCGCTGCTGGTGTACAAAAAAGAAGGCTTCGAAATGTTTCAGGCCATGATCGAGCGGATTCAGGAAGAGACCGTCGGCATTCTGTTCCGGATTCAGATTTCGGAGCCTGAACAGCTCGAAGCTGCACATCGCCCAGCAGAGCAGAAGCTGATCTTTTCCGGAGGCGGCTCGGGAGAGAAACCCGTTCAGCAACCGATCAAACGCAGTCAGGCCAAAATCGGCAGAAACGATCCGTGCCCCTGCGGCAGCGGCAAGAAATACAAGAAATGCTGCGGGAAATGA
- the lhgO gene encoding L-2-hydroxyglutarate oxidase, with protein MQPIHTDILIVGAGIMGLTTARELIGRGADNILIIDKEPETGRHASGRNSGVLHAGIYYAPDSLKAKSCLNGNRLMKAYCKTKGLPLAETGKVVVARSEAELDTLNTLYTRALANGARVSLITEDTLARIEPNAKTCKTALLSQDTAVVDPKRILAALQHDLEQSGRVRILFQTKFEGLEQENRIRTSRGAIAYERLINTAGSGCERVAQAFGLASEYRMVPFKGIYYKLVHEKAHLVRGSIYPVPDIRNPFLGVHFTRNVHDDVYLGPTAIPAFGRENYGLVSGIDAEAPKILLTDAVLFFTNPKFRSVALTEPRKYCLPFFFKDAAALVHTLDPKDLMPSPKVGIRPQLVNWQTRELVMDFMMIRDRNNLHVLNPISPAFTSSMDLAKTIADRID; from the coding sequence ATGCAACCGATACACACAGACATTCTGATCGTCGGCGCTGGCATCATGGGCCTGACCACGGCCCGCGAATTGATTGGCCGGGGTGCCGACAACATTCTGATCATCGACAAGGAGCCCGAAACCGGGCGCCACGCATCCGGCAGAAACAGCGGCGTGCTGCATGCAGGCATCTACTATGCCCCAGACAGCCTCAAAGCCAAATCCTGCCTGAACGGCAATCGGCTCATGAAGGCATACTGCAAAACAAAAGGCCTGCCGCTTGCGGAAACCGGCAAGGTCGTCGTCGCCCGCTCCGAAGCGGAACTGGACACATTGAACACGCTGTACACCCGGGCACTAGCCAATGGCGCCCGGGTATCCCTCATCACGGAAGATACGCTTGCCCGAATCGAGCCCAACGCAAAGACTTGCAAAACGGCTCTGCTCTCGCAGGACACGGCGGTCGTCGATCCGAAACGGATTTTGGCGGCGCTGCAACACGATCTGGAACAGAGCGGCAGGGTTCGCATCCTGTTCCAAACGAAGTTCGAAGGCCTCGAGCAGGAAAACCGGATCAGGACATCCCGCGGCGCCATTGCGTATGAGCGCCTGATCAACACTGCCGGCTCCGGCTGTGAACGGGTTGCGCAGGCATTCGGGCTGGCCTCGGAATACCGGATGGTTCCCTTCAAGGGCATCTACTACAAACTGGTTCATGAAAAGGCACATCTGGTCCGCGGCAGCATCTATCCCGTGCCCGATATCCGCAATCCTTTCCTGGGCGTGCATTTTACCCGGAACGTGCATGACGATGTATATCTGGGCCCCACCGCCATACCGGCTTTCGGAAGGGAAAATTACGGGCTGGTTTCCGGTATCGATGCGGAAGCCCCCAAAATCCTCCTGACAGATGCCGTCCTGTTCTTCACAAATCCGAAATTCCGCTCCGTAGCCCTCACGGAACCCCGAAAATACTGTTTGCCCTTTTTCTTCAAGGATGCCGCAGCGCTCGTTCACACCCTCGACCCGAAAGACCTCATGCCAAGCCCGAAGGTCGGTATACGGCCGCAACTGGTCAATTGGCAGACCCGGGAGCTGGTCATGGATTTCATGATGATCCGGGACCGGAACAACCTGCACGTTCTCAATCCCATCTCCCCGGCCTTCACCAGCTCCATGGATCTGGCAAAAACCATTGCAGACCGGATCGATTAA